One Diospyros lotus cultivar Yz01 chromosome 1, ASM1463336v1, whole genome shotgun sequence genomic window carries:
- the LOC127794276 gene encoding zinc finger CCCH domain-containing protein 54-like, with protein MMMPQMLNSNNPAFHEDLSEQERARIDPRRFPALFDKTVNESDEFRMYGFKIKRCPRIRSHDWTQCPYAHRGEKARRRDPRRYNYAAIACPEFREDGECTRGVTCQFAHGVFEYWLHPEKYRTRPCNAGQFCTRKVCFFAHSLAELRHQHTRHRRVLAIDEPALGRRWRRHYREASTRPSGGTSTPDFLASLSGLVIREGDQRARGIQQQPDGPDIGWIADLVVLTDEFG; from the exons ATGATGATGCCGCAAATGTTGAACTCCAACAACCCAGCTTTCCATGAAGATTTATCTGAGCAGGAGCGTGCTCGGATAGACCCTCGGCGCTTCCCCGCTCTCTTCGACAAGACCGTAAACGAATCCGATGAATTTCGGATGTACGGTTTCAAGATCAAGCGCTGTCCGAGGATACGAAGCCATGACTGGACGCAGTGTCCCTATGCCCACCGTGGCGAGAAGGCGCGCCGCCGTGACCCTCGGAGGTACAACTACGCGGCCATAGCCTGCCCGGAGTTCCGTGAAGACGGAGAATGCACTAGGGGAGTCACGTGCCAGTTCGCTCACGGGGTCTTCGAGTACTGGCTTCACCCGGAGAAGTATCGCACACGCCCATGCAACGCCGGGCAATTCTGCACCAGAAAGGTTTGTTTCTTCGCGCACTCGCTAGCAGAGCTCAGGCACCAACACACCCGGCACCGTCGCGTCTTGGCCATCGACGAACCGGCACTGGGGAGAAGATGGCGCCGCCACTATAGAGAAGCCTCGACGCGACCCAGTGGGGGTACTTCTACCCCTGATTTTCTGGCCAGTTTGAGTGGGTTGGTGATCAGGGAAGGCGATCAAAGGGCAAGGGGAATTCAGCAACAGCCGGATGGTCCTGACATTGGGTGGATTGCTGATCTG GTTGTACTTACTGATGAGTTCGGATGA